A part of Eschrichtius robustus isolate mEscRob2 chromosome 20, mEscRob2.pri, whole genome shotgun sequence genomic DNA contains:
- the HEXIM1 gene encoding protein HEXIM1 has protein sequence MAEPLLSEYQHQPQTSNCTGAAAVHEEPNSDRPPGAEERVPEEDSRWQSRASPQSGGSPGQGGEGSLELQPPPVQTQVCPESSCPEAGENGQNGDDLSAGGAPQPAAGGEQRPKANKLGASAAGGEEAWGQQQRQLGKKKHRRRPSKKKRHWKPYYTLTWEEKKKFDEKQSLRASRIRAEMFAKGQPVAPYNTTQFLMDDHDQEEPDLKTGLYPKRAAAKSDDTSDEDFMEEAGEEDGGSDGMGGDGSEFLQRDFSETYERYHAESLQNMSKQELIKEYLELEKCLSRMEDENNRLRLESKRLGGDDARVRELELELDRLRAENLQLLTENELHRQQERAPLSKFGD, from the coding sequence ATGGCCGAGCCACTCTTGTCAGAGTATCAGCACCAGCCTCAAACTAGCAACTGTACAGGTGCTGCTGCTGTCCATGAAGAACCGAACTCTGATCGCCCCCCAGGCGCGGAGGAGCGGGTGCCCGAGGAGGACAGTAGGTGGCAATCGAGAGCGTCCCCCCAGTCGGGTGGCTCTCCGGGGCAGGGCGGGGAAGGCAGCCTGGAGCTCCAGCCGCCTCCCGTGCAGACCCAGGTCTGCCCAGAATCCAGCTGTCCGGAAGCGGGTGAGAACGGCCAGAATGGGGACGACTTGTCCGCTGGCGGTGCCCCCCAGCCGGCGGCGGGAGGGGAACAGAGGCCGAAGGCCAACAAGTTGGGGGCTTCTGCCGCAGGGGGCGAGGAGGCGTGGGGACAGCAGCAGAGACAGCTGGGCAAGAAAAAACATAGGAGACGCCCCTCCAAGAAGAAGAGGCATTGGAAACCGTACTACACGCTGACctgggaggagaagaaaaagttcGATGAGAAACAGAGCCTGCGAGCTTCGAGGATTCGAGCCGAGATGTTCGCCAAGGGCCAACCAGTGGCTCCCTATAACACCACGCAGTTCCTCATGGATGATCACGACCAGGAGGAGCCGGATCTTAAAACCGGCCTCTATCCCAAACGGGCCGCTGCCAAATCTGACGACACCAGCGATGAGGACTTTATGGAAGAAGCGGGCGAGGAGGATGGGGGCAGCGACGGGATGGGAGGAGACGGCAGCGAGTTTCTGCAGCGGGACTTCTCGGAGACCTACGAGCGGTACCACGCGGAGAGCCTGCAGAACATGAGCAAGCAGGAGCTCATCAAAGAGTACCTGGAGCTGGAGAAGTGCCTCTCGCGCATGGAGGACGAGAATAACCGGCTGCGGCTGGAAAGCAAGCGGCTGGGCGGCGACGACGCGCGTGTCcgggagctggagctggagctaGACCGGCTGCGCGCCGAGAACCTCCAGCTGCTGACGGAGAACGAACTGCACCGGCAGCAGGAGCGAGCACCGCTGTCCAAGTTTGGAGACTAG
- the HEXIM2 gene encoding protein HEXIM2 isoform X2 has translation MALVYGGRWWVHLALCPRNLQLTATPEGRAAGAATSTRPRGAHRSGGSRYAGPRRYTQAAWGWGKNSAELGLRICAPVERAEGSHFTRSLLSWGLGKYAVSLVKRHLLKDLEQKKVATPNQTNCNTESPAALEEAKISRVPGSPKTSPEPHDPGGSLPLTPRMESHSEEEDPPGSGLGWNGRGPRAQSPGSCSVEAVLARKKHRRRPSKRKRHWRPYLELSWAEKQQRDERQSQRASRVREEMFAKGQPVAPYNTTQFLMNDRDPEEPNLDVPQGASHPGSSGESEAGDSDSRGRAHGEFQQRDFSEAYERYHTESLQGRSKQELVRDYLDLERRLSQAEEETRRLQQLQGCTSQRPCRQVEELAAEVERLRTENQRLRQENEMWNREGGRRGGEPGT, from the exons ATGGCCTTGGTGTACGGGGGGAGATGGTGGGTGCACCTGGCTCTCTGCCCTCGGAACCTCCAGCTGACTGCCACGCCAGAGGGGCGCGCGGCCGGAGCTGCGACCTCCACCCGCCCCCGCGGCGCCCATAGAAGTGGGGGTTCCCGCTACGCCGGGCCTCGCCGCTATACCCAGGCCgcatgggggtggggaaagaacTCAGCGGAGCTCGGCCTCAGGATCTGCGCCCCCGTGGAAAGAGCAGAGGGGAGTCATTTCACCCGGTCTCTCCTCAGCTGGGGTCTCGGGAAATACGCG GTGTCACTAGTTAAAAGGCATCTGCTGAAAGATTTGGAACAGAAGAAGGTGGCTACTCCAAACCAGACCAACTGTAACACAGAGTCACCAGCAGCCCTGGAGGAGGCTAAG aTCTCTCGTGTTCCTGGGAGCCCCAAAACATCCCCTGAGCCTCATGACCCTGGAGGTTCCCTGCCCCTGACACCCCGGATGGAGAGCCACTCAGAGGAGGAAGATCCTCCTGGCAGTGGCCTAGGCTGGAACGGTAGGGGTCCCCGGGCCCAGAGCCCAGGGAGCTGCTCAGTGGAGGCCGTACTGGCACGGAAGAAGCACCGCCGGCGGCCTTCAAAGCGCAAGCGGCACTGGCGGCCCTACCTGGAGCTGAGCTGGGCCGAGAAGCAACAGCGGGATGAGAGGCAGAGCCAGCGGGCCTCCCGGGTCCGAGAGGAGATGTTCGCCAAAGGCCAGCCCGTGGCACCCTACAATACCACCCAGTTCCTGATGAACGACAGAGACCCTGAGGAGCCCAACCTGGATGTGCCCCAAGGGGCCTCCCACCCAGGCTCCAGTGGGGAAAGTGAGGCCGGGGACAGCGACTCGAGGGGCCGAGCTCATGGGGAGTTCCAGCAGAGGGATTTCTCCGAGGCCTATGAGCGCTATCACACTGAGAGCTTGCAGGGCCGCAGCAAGCAGGAGCTGGTGCGCGACTACCTGGATCTGGAGAGGCGGCTGTCACAGGCCGAGGAGGAGACGAGGAGGCTGCAGCAGCTGCAGGGGTGCACCAGCCAGCGGCCCTGTCGCCAGGTGGAGGAGCTGGCCGCCGAGGTAGAGAGGCTCCGGACGGAGAACCAGCGGCTTCGGCAGGAGAACGAGATGTGGAACCGAGAAGGCGGCCGCCGTGGTGGGGAGCCTGGCACCTAG
- the HEXIM2 gene encoding protein HEXIM2 isoform X1, which translates to MALVYGGRWWVHLALCPRNLQLTATPEGRAAGAATSTRPRGAHRSGGSRYAGPRRYTQAAWGWGKNSAELGLRICAPVERAEGSHFTRSLLSWGLGKYAQVSLVKRHLLKDLEQKKVATPNQTNCNTESPAALEEAKISRVPGSPKTSPEPHDPGGSLPLTPRMESHSEEEDPPGSGLGWNGRGPRAQSPGSCSVEAVLARKKHRRRPSKRKRHWRPYLELSWAEKQQRDERQSQRASRVREEMFAKGQPVAPYNTTQFLMNDRDPEEPNLDVPQGASHPGSSGESEAGDSDSRGRAHGEFQQRDFSEAYERYHTESLQGRSKQELVRDYLDLERRLSQAEEETRRLQQLQGCTSQRPCRQVEELAAEVERLRTENQRLRQENEMWNREGGRRGGEPGT; encoded by the exons ATGGCCTTGGTGTACGGGGGGAGATGGTGGGTGCACCTGGCTCTCTGCCCTCGGAACCTCCAGCTGACTGCCACGCCAGAGGGGCGCGCGGCCGGAGCTGCGACCTCCACCCGCCCCCGCGGCGCCCATAGAAGTGGGGGTTCCCGCTACGCCGGGCCTCGCCGCTATACCCAGGCCgcatgggggtggggaaagaacTCAGCGGAGCTCGGCCTCAGGATCTGCGCCCCCGTGGAAAGAGCAGAGGGGAGTCATTTCACCCGGTCTCTCCTCAGCTGGGGTCTCGGGAAATACGCG CAGGTGTCACTAGTTAAAAGGCATCTGCTGAAAGATTTGGAACAGAAGAAGGTGGCTACTCCAAACCAGACCAACTGTAACACAGAGTCACCAGCAGCCCTGGAGGAGGCTAAG aTCTCTCGTGTTCCTGGGAGCCCCAAAACATCCCCTGAGCCTCATGACCCTGGAGGTTCCCTGCCCCTGACACCCCGGATGGAGAGCCACTCAGAGGAGGAAGATCCTCCTGGCAGTGGCCTAGGCTGGAACGGTAGGGGTCCCCGGGCCCAGAGCCCAGGGAGCTGCTCAGTGGAGGCCGTACTGGCACGGAAGAAGCACCGCCGGCGGCCTTCAAAGCGCAAGCGGCACTGGCGGCCCTACCTGGAGCTGAGCTGGGCCGAGAAGCAACAGCGGGATGAGAGGCAGAGCCAGCGGGCCTCCCGGGTCCGAGAGGAGATGTTCGCCAAAGGCCAGCCCGTGGCACCCTACAATACCACCCAGTTCCTGATGAACGACAGAGACCCTGAGGAGCCCAACCTGGATGTGCCCCAAGGGGCCTCCCACCCAGGCTCCAGTGGGGAAAGTGAGGCCGGGGACAGCGACTCGAGGGGCCGAGCTCATGGGGAGTTCCAGCAGAGGGATTTCTCCGAGGCCTATGAGCGCTATCACACTGAGAGCTTGCAGGGCCGCAGCAAGCAGGAGCTGGTGCGCGACTACCTGGATCTGGAGAGGCGGCTGTCACAGGCCGAGGAGGAGACGAGGAGGCTGCAGCAGCTGCAGGGGTGCACCAGCCAGCGGCCCTGTCGCCAGGTGGAGGAGCTGGCCGCCGAGGTAGAGAGGCTCCGGACGGAGAACCAGCGGCTTCGGCAGGAGAACGAGATGTGGAACCGAGAAGGCGGCCGCCGTGGTGGGGAGCCTGGCACCTAG